In Ciona intestinalis chromosome 7, KH, whole genome shotgun sequence, the genomic window tcaaagaaatTTGAGTTTTTACAATACTACTAGTTTGAAATAAGTATAAGTATCAAGTTACCTGCATAATTACAGCTGGTACAATAAGAAAAGTCAACGTTAGACTTGCCCAACTTATTTCATCTATATTCCAATACACCAACATCACAAGAATATCTGGGCAAGAAAGTgaaatcaatattttaataaaaggaGCAAAAATTATGCTTTATTGTGGATCATAGTTGTAACTAAAGCAAGAGATCTTGGGGTAACTTGATTCCGTTTTCATGGTCTCTTTTACATGTGTTGCTGACATTGTAAATTTGCATGggctatattatatatagccCATTAGTTAacataacaattaataacatggagctatacagagaataCAGAAAATTgtttccgctaggaggcgatgacaaattcgtttctctattctatggggagcagttagtttcacggtttatactcataagatataaacccctaacccctaactcgtcaaacaaaaaaaacttgaagaaaagtataaaaaaatattccactgtgcgggactcgaacccggtaaaaatgaaacaaagagagtttacgaccgcacgcaaaccgttacaccacagactcgaaGACAGTAAAcacaacgaaagagcgtatataaccgacctaatgtgggaaatatgttcttactagtgttttatgtattcataaaggtatttttgttatttaattaaattgttttacacttattaacactttgtagtgtttttttgtgcatttttccatattttttaatttaaataattaccgacaCCTAGCAGAAAAAGTTTTcagtcttctctgtatagtcccatgtcaattaataaacattattatggTCTtttttgtccggcgccgtggctaagtggttagcgcgcctgcctctaacccagaggtaattggttcaaggctcgtcgctgctaccattgtgggcgtatgtgtccttgggcaagacgcttNNNNNNNNNNNNNNNNNNNNNNNNNNNNNNNNNNNNNNNNNNNNNNNNNNacacaaaaaaaatggaaaaatccaaaaaaaataatcacccacaaagtaacatacatggtaactcgtaagctggcacgaggtgtatgaacaaccgtgttataacgactgtcgttttccggccacgcgaggataaagtaagttacatacatacatttttGGCGTTTTACGgactttttttaatgcagAATTTTGTGGTACGTTCCCATATTTCTTTGCCTTGGTAATGAAATAGTTGGCCAAATATCTGCATAAAcccatatataaaacatatacctGTTACGATATCTGCAATGTATGTTCCCATCGAAACcacaacaataaacacatcGAGCCAGGTGAAACAATACTCCGGTAACTCCACATGGCTTTTGTCCAACTTTCGTGGTGAAACGATCGCAATTGAAGCTTGGGATGCAGCAAAATTACTGATGTTTTGATCCCTTATATTTCCCCTTGCCAAACCGTCTTTCGAACGTGGCGCCATTTTGCAAATGAAGAATATTAACACGGTTGACTAGAGACGGAGTTATTACCTAAGGGTGACGCATTGCCAACTTGTCGACACACGAcgctttaattttttcaaccACAATCAAAATTAttgcatgaaaaaaaataaaacaaccaatttttcaacaaatctatctttaaaacaattattatactttttttgttacaattaCTACAtgtctgttaaaaatatagtcAATTTTTTTTCGGGGTGTTGCAGAGTATTGTTACCCCTTCCAAATTATGGcggggatttttttaaagcaatgtTTTGATTCTGATATGTTTACACATTcataaatcatatatatattgaactaGATAACTGTTCAGATACCGTTACTTTTAGATAGTGAGTACATGATAATTGGAGCAGAATGAGCAAAAACGACACACTGTTGGAGTGGTGCAATGAATATTGGTATGAGGAGATTATTAAAGTTTTCATCGATACAGATGGAGAACGTTGTCCAGGTATATACGTTACAAACTAGTAGTGGCGGTGTTGAAGTGTTCATTCtaataaaagtataattttaaataaaaatcaataaatttgcgcagtttaaaaaaatgcactgttttacaaattaatttgCCTTTACAATACTTGTGTCTGTTACAAACGATCtatatacacataaatatatgCAAAATACCACTTTATTACCTTACTTTCTGTTTGTTACAGAGTTTATTGAAGTCAAGGATTTCATCCGAGGTTCTAAAAATGACTCTAAAATCCTGACACGGTTATTGTATCTTCTAGCACGATTTTCTAGTCGTTTAAACCCTAAAGGTATCTTTAAAACTGTATAAGATACAGGtctacattgttttatttacaaatatggTTTACTTATATTAAAAACCACACAGTTTATCTTATgtggtattaaaataattctttaatgtGGCTTTGATAGCCTCataagtaaatattttgtgtccCAATTTTTTTGTGCGTGTGcagttaaaaataactgtCTTGCACTTTGGATATCGTCACAAACTGCCATATTCTACAAACTGGATTTCATAGTCACTAACACTAATATGAACacggtttatttatttgactAGATCTCCGTGACTGTATGATGTACATGGAAGACATTCCAGACATCCTTAAGGACATTGCTGCAATGAAACACAAGCTACCTAACGCAACCGATCTAATACAGTTTCAATTAGAGGTCAGTTCCataagaatttaattttttaatgaatttttatatttattgtaagtATGCTGTGCATGGACCTGCCTTATATAACTGCAGCGTATTATAACTGGTTGAATGTATGCAGGTATCTATTGTATCGCCAACGATGTGTTTGGTATATACTAATGTCTAATTAAATGTGATTGTCCAAAGATTTAAGCAACCTGatgaaataattttcaaaattaactATGGCAACAATACCCATGGGCCATGGCCACTACCCACTAGCATATCAACACCAATAGGAATGCCTGGCCAGCCTTAACATTTGAAACCGATGAAGTCCTATGTTTTAGCCCATAAGTTTTAgtaattaacaataataatatgcTGTTACATGTCTATACAAAGTAGTCTCAAAATTATACTGCATATTTCTAATCAGTTagattttatatgtttgtcAAAAaactgtgtgtgtgtgtgtattaACCATTAGCCGACACACCATAATTGTATTTTAGGTAGgtcactttattttttttgaacttAATAGGATGACATGTATTACAATACCCTAACAGTTTGAAGATATAATAATCCCTCTTAAATCTTCCTTAGGAGTCGATGGAGCTCCTCTCCAACCTCGCATCCATGGAGAGCAGTCAGGATGACTTTAGTGAACAAATAAGAAGTTTTCAGCGAGATGTTGCAAAACTTATCTCTTTCCTCTGTAGAGAAGTGAATGTATCATTCATATCCAAGgtttgttgtaaaattatGGGATCTGGATATTGGTTCAACTATGAGAGTAACCAATTCTTACCAACAGGTTTTCCTTAtgcattgaataaataaataaatctagcttgctttatctttgctAAGGccgaaaacaacagtcgttgtatgttataacatgcatgttctgtttcatacatcgcGTGCCAGCTTTCGAGCtacctcgtatgtaactttgtaaataattgtttgtttttttattataatgttgtatcgtattgctgacaatttagataacccattaatgaccaatgggttggagcTGCTGCttgtaagtgtcttgcccaaggaaacatacacccacaatgatgGGCTAGCCAACTGTACCACATCGCTGGACATTGCAAGACcacaaaaagaaataattaatctgtttttatattatttaaaggttCATCAAGAGTTTATGGAGCGATTTAATTTACAGCAATCCCTTACTTCAGGTAAGATGAATTTGGTaatcttcgttttttttttctgaaactgcgaaaaaaagattttcatGAATTTAATCTTAGAAACCAGTGAAAATATGTCTGAAGAGAATGGTTTGGATGAAGCAGAGGAAGAAGAAGGATCATCTGAGAGTGATGAAGAGTATTTATCTGTGTCCGAATCAATTCCTAAAACTTCCGAGATTGATGTTGAAAATGATAACCGGAACAAAgacaaaatgtcaaaattgACCTCTGCCAAAAActtatctggaaacactgacaAAATTATGACTGAAAACACAAATATGCCTGGCGATAACAGAGACGATGATATTGCTCAAATTAACACCATGGAACTGCTAGGGGCAATGGACTCTCTTATCCCATCTGTTTCACTAGAAAAACTGTCAGCAGAACAACTGGATAAACACACAAAATTGCagacagtaaacaaaaatacaaataaaactacTTCAGGGGATCCATATACAGACATGGAAACCATATTATTGAATTCAGATAGTGTGGCAACAGATTTAACCCCAGGAGAGGGTAGCACAAATATACCACCAGCTGCCAAGAACCAACATGGTCAAGTAAATGATAGCAGTACAACTGCTACCAAGTAAGTGcttgttattattgttgttagtTAACCTGGCTAGCGCTGTTAGTTTTAGCCCATTTAGgatggaatatatatattgctgtTAATGTAATTTGGGGATATTTTTCTTTGCAATGTTTGTCATAACATTGACATCTGTTCTTTCCTTATAGTATTCGAGGTTAAGGTTATgctacaaaaaatataattcccCCAGGTTtacaactttgtgggttatttttttatgtccCTACCATttgttactatatataatatataatttaaattaaaaaagtttcaaggGGGTGTAAAATTATTGCAGATATaccttcatacacctcatgcaccCCTTACTTTTATTACCCttgttaaagtttgttttctttcaCAGAAAAACCATGGTTCGAATACACATTAATAGCAACAAAAGACGAAACGTAAGAATTGTTATATAGTAATTGTTGTGtcttgaaaaacatttttcaacacAAATTTTTAGGCATTCACAATCACGGAAAGTGTTCATTTAATTCACGGTGTGAAAACTTGTGGTTTGGGCAACTGGACGCAGATATTACATTCTTATACGTTTTATTCAAGGAAAAGTAACCATTTGAAGGACAGGTAGTATATGTTTACTATTCAATATTAAACACTCCttttgccaaaaaaaaaacaataaaagtaagCAGTGGCGATATTCTTAGATGAAACATACTGAGTGTGCTAAAAATCTTAGTTTGCCGTAAAAATAAAGGTGTTTTGTGCACAGATGACAATGTGACATATAAGATTTGAGATGTAATTGCATTTAGTAGCACAGCACTTTTTTCGCCGCAGTTACAATGCACAATGCCTTAATGAatttcatttactttaaagtgatttattacatcatagatGGAGAACGATGTTAAAAAGCAAGTTCATCTCATACGACCACGATGATGATGGGAAGATTGAAATACTCGATCCTTTGTTAAATGCAGCGTATGAGGATTATTTGAGTAAAATTCGATCAGGTATATTGTATGTATAATGTGTCCGCTAAAACGTTTGTGCCCCTTGCCCTTACAGCTTACataaacacacacatatatatataagcataGGCATGATGCACTAACATATTTTCACATATATTTAACTAATTTTCCccatgtaataaataaaaggtgTACACTCTATTTTTCTTATATGTCAAAGCATTTTCAGCCTAAATAAAGTTACTTGGcctttgtgtattttaaaatactgcaTGTTTATTTAAGGCAAATTCTAAAAGTCCGTCTAACCTGCTAGCATAGAAGCTTGTTGTTACTGTTAGGTCAAGGTGTATTTGATTATGCAGTAAACCCAATTTAATATTaggtttgtgtttattttcagATTCACAATCACAAGGAacgtaagtttattttatttgtatttatttctaaGAGTTAGGTGTGTCAACTTTTTCGTAAATGGCCATGacattttcaagtttttaagTAGGCCTATTGTTGGAGgttaagatggtccatgttttcattctttataCTATACAAATACTATATCTATATTGTTTCTGTAGATTATATTgggtttagtttttattttgctcaacaaaaagaaatgtaaaatttagtGTGTAATCGGGTATTTTCTGCTTAGTATTTTAGTGGCTTAAATCTTGTACAGGTccacctttttttaaattttatgcttcgggtttgttgtatatatatatatatatatatattaataaaaaaatctgtttagaaataaaaaagaaactatAACTGAGGAATCTGGTAAGAAAGTCAGGTATTTTGTTCGcttgtaatatttattagattaagtttatttattaaaggtTGTAAGGATAAAGTCAAGAAACAACATCTTGAGTTCATCTCTCCACCTCAAGTAAGTTCCATATATTGGTACCATGGTAGTATTTAACAGTTTTATCTAGGCAAATTCAGTTATCATCAAACATGTGTTCAGTTGATTCCCAGTTATTTTTCACTGTACACCAGTTATATAGACGGCACAGTTTTGTCGTAGGTatcacatttttaaacttcaagACCCAACTACCCCTAACGTTTCTCCCATCACACAAGttgcttgtttattttaagttgaTATTTCACTAAAAAGTTAAagctaaatatttttctaataaaaaatatataagtctgttattttttaatagtttcCCAAATAATTGgactttatacatttttatatattccagCTGGCTAGTACCCTTATCTGTGATGACATGCAAGCTGACACAAGTTCCGAGGGTGAGGGCACTAAAGATGGTTCTGCAAATCCCACAGAAAAACCAACCCTTTCAAATGCTGCCCGAGAGTTGCAAGAATCTGCTGCAAATGAAGTATTAGAGACAACCGTAGTCAAATCTGCTATACTCGAGCAAGATAGTAGTGCAGATAGGAATGAAAGCACCCAAAATGCCCCAGCATGCCCCATTAAAAATGGAAACCGTGTTTCAACTAACTCTAATAAAACTCCTAATGATTCAAAAATTGAAATCATGGACACTTCTGATGACAATACAACTGATGGAGACACACAAATAGATACTAATGAAGATTTATTGGGGAAGAGGCAGGAAAAGTCAGAAGAAACAGTGGAGTCATCTTCTGAAGAAGAAGTGGAAGTCACTGAGTGTCATCCTCCACGTAAATCCTTATCTGCTCCGGAAGATAACGGTGAAAACATGACTTTGGCTGGAAAGCTAAACACAGCAAGAAAAAGAGGTTTACTAATTTTGCAGTTTTGTTGGTtgacattgctaaaatgcagttacacttgGTTATAAGTGATATATTCTTCCTACAGGAGGAatctttttaaacttatgtGGTGAATGTAACAAACCTTGGCTTTACTTATTCGTACATGAACATATTAGTAGGGTAACAGTTTAGGGTTAAAACTAAAGttctaaaacacaaattgtcATCGCTGTTTTAAAACCTTGGAGGATTAATCTGAAAAAGCTTTGTGTCTTTGTATCAGCTGTATATTAGGATTATGCCACTGTGGTTAGTTTGCATGTCTCTGTCATTGTAGAGCTAAATACCATTAACTTGATGTGTATTCCTACTTCACTTCACTGGAATATTTGGCAACAGTACTAGCAAATATCTAAACCTCTGCAGAGACCgcacaattttaatttacaaacctttaatttctgtttgtttttagaaaagaaaagtaaatttaCTTCTACACAAAAAAGGTAAGagggaaaaatattaaattaagtagaATTTGCAAAATGTATCGCATAAAAAGTTAAAGAGATGctttattgcttttttattattttaaagtagttatgtttacttactttatttttcctttaaaaGCCTGAAAATAACAGTGGTCATTGTAATGTATATTAACTTACAGACGAAAGCGAAGGTTTGACTTCAGTTCCGGTGAAGACAGTCATAGTAAGTGTTTATCATATCCAAGCCTATTCTTTTAGTATGTATGAGAAGAGAATTGAAAAACTACACATTTATATCCAGAGACAGAGACTGCATTTGTATTTAAGAATTTctgttctttatttttaagcaTAGATAGAACATTTGTgaataaactaaaactaagTTGCCAAACATGAGGTATGGAAACTGACCAAATTATAGTCCACCTTCTTTATAATGGTATTTTATTAGAACTGGTCGTTCTAATTTATAATGGTGATTATTTAATTTAGGTGATATAACGCTGCCCACTAGAAAGAAAATCACTGCAGATTCTGATACGGTCagtgattattatttatttagggCAACACTGTATATTGAGTGTATCAAAAGTAAagtctttgtttttataatgctgtttttatacataatTAATCAATTGGGTTCTAAGATTTTGTCCTAAACTcaacaaaaaacatgttatgCCTATGTTCCCTATAACCCTTGTTACCATAATCCTTAGTTTTACGGTATTCCAAATTTTGCACTTTCATtctaacacatttttattgtcAAAGGCTAAAACAttagttgaaaataaaaagaatgaaaaatcCATGGATGCCGATGAAGTTGAATCTTCTTCCTCAGCAAAAGATCGATCAGATGAAGATGCTGTTAAGAAagtattgaaaaataaaacgccCGCAAAATGTGAGAAAAATTATCGCGTCGCTGTAGCAACGTAATTGCCGTGGAAGCTTAATCTACCATGGCATTTTTTTCATGCCTGTTTTTGAGGATATAAAACTAACATGATATTCAAGAGtactaaataataaatatacattttttacttgAACACTACCCCTAATAGCGAAAAATGTTGCAGTCTTTAAATTTCATGCGTAAAATTTTTGCGacgttttttgaatttctttaGATGTAAAACTACTTCCCATATATCTCTataaaactgatttgtttgtaaaatctCTCATTTTTCTAATGAAGCCTCTAAGAGAAGGTTTTTATGGGATGTAGAGGGTGAACAATTAACCTGGGATGATTCATTTCTATTGGAACCAAAAACTATAAAGagaaaaacacttttatcGAATTCTGTCTCTGTCAGGTACAAGAAAAAGGTAATCATTTATGGTTGATACAGTGTaaacataaaccattgttGCCTCTTAGTTTTACATAGTTTCTTTAGTTAGTAAAGTCTGCATAAAAATAACTcccaaatttgttttgttctaATTAACCAAAATTCGTTTGATTGGTTTGCTTATTTGTTGACAGACAATgtacttttattttcagtgttttttttccagaaaatGGGTGATCACTCTTAATATAACAGCAAACCATAGCAATTTATTTGTAGAAATATCCCAAGTTCTAAATGTCATATCTGCCAGTGTGTCTCACTTTAGGATCACATCCATATACATTAGAAACCAATAAACCATTGCAACAAGTGATTTTCAACATTTCCATACACTCTAAATTTTAATGGTGGCTCTGTTTTTCGGTAATAGTCGAACCTATGCCTAGTTCCCAGGTGCTTTGCTGTAAGCTGCtatccatatagaatggaacaGAAAAACCTTGTAATTATTCATTTAACtcgaatatttatttttaacctaaaaatgtcttttttaacctaaaaaaatgtttaacactTTATCCCACACACTCCCATTAGTTCTGGTTGACTTGGGAAAAGAAGAATCTTCTTGATGGAGTGCGTAGGTTTGGGGTTGGGCAATGGAGTATGATTCTGAATCATTTCAAATTCCAGGACCGAACTTCTGTCATGCTAAAAGATAAATGGAggtttgaataaattaataataataattagtCAGGTGTCGTGGTTAGCGCACCAGCCTCAACTGGAGGCTGCGATTTGAGGCACAACGTTgctttcatattttaaattgtcacccacaaagtttctCATGAGATAAATCATAAGCAAACATGAGGTGTTTGTatcagaacacctgtgttatgacAATGATTGATTTTTgacttttgattttttctcaAAATTCTCAATTGATGATTTTTTCTCAAAATACTACATTACTAATCTCAATACTAACATTACTAACTCTTTGTTTTTAGGACTATGATGCAATACAACGAGGTTCCAGCTGATTTGTTGGCCAAGACTCCgttttcaaaataaagtttccGTTATTCTTCTTATTATTCCTGTTTGCTACTGTTTTAAAGATGTGGTTATTGTTGCTTTTGTATTTGTCGTTCGTCTTTTTACTAAGTTTATATTAAGTACAAAACATATCATAAAATTACGATCGTTGGGTCAAACTTTTTGTCATCTTTATTCAGACAGGGAAGTCATAATTACATGGTTTATAACATTGGATTGTTATCTTATACTGgatgtatatatttgttgcATACTTGCTTCAATTGAAAACACAACCTCGtataatattatgtatatagtagagtgggagaagatgggactttttgtcagacgagacttttttttaattttctttttacggacccccatttaatgataatcaggaaaatagggttacagaattattcaacaggttacagaattattatttttttattcagttcACGAATGCtaaatttgcaaaataaaaaatcaaatctttaacacataataaatattctgatcgtgttttaaagaactaacaacgg contains:
- the LOC100177249 gene encoding uncharacterized protein LOC100177249; the encoded protein is MSKNDTLLEWCNEYWYEEIIKVFIDTDGERCPEFIEVKDFIRGSKNDSKILTRLLYLLARFSSRLNPKDLRDCMMYMEDIPDILKDIAAMKHKLPNATDLIQFQLEESMELLSNLASMESSQDDFSEQIRSFQRDVAKLISFLCREVNVSFISKVHQEFMERFNLQQSLTSETSENMSEENGLDEAEEEEGSSESDEEYLSVSESIPKTSEIDVENDNRNKDKMSKLTSAKNLSGNTDKIMTENTNMPGDNRDDDIAQINTMELLGAMDSLIPSVSLEKLSAEQLDKHTKLQTVNKNTNKTTSGDPYTDMETILLNSDSVATDLTPGEGSTNIPPAAKNQHGQVNDSSTTATKKTMVRIHINSNKRRNAFTITESVHLIHGVKTCGLGNWTQILHSYTFYSRKSNHLKDRWRTMLKSKFISYDHDDDGKIEILDPLLNAAYEDYLSKIRSDSQSQGTNKKETITEESGCKDKVKKQHLEFISPPQLASTLICDDMQADTSSEGEGTKDGSANPTEKPTLSNAARELQESAANEVLETTVVKSAILEQDSSADRNESTQNAPACPIKNGNRVSTNSNKTPNDSKIEIMDTSDDNTTDGDTQIDTNEDLLGKRQEKSEETVESSSEEEVEVTECHPPRKSLSAPEDNGENMTLAGKLNTARKREKKSKFTSTQKRRKRRFDFSSGEDSHSDITLPTRKKITADSDTAKTLVENKKNEKSMDADEVESSSSAKDRSDEDAVKKVLKNKTPAKSSKRRFLWDVEGEQLTWDDSFLLEPKTIKRKTLLSNSVSVRYKKKFWLTWEKKNLLDGVRRFGVGQWSMILNHFKFQDRTSVMLKDKWRTMMQYNEVPADLLAKTPFSK